In one Bombus fervidus isolate BK054 chromosome 16, iyBomFerv1, whole genome shotgun sequence genomic region, the following are encoded:
- the LOC139995761 gene encoding putative malate dehydrogenase 1B, protein MYKMTTDRCLTVIAGILEDCTFNHICFVAESLSTILPNFHYRSISKSFARWDCWLKETCDFHGWTHTKSPLVWREIGLSQSHVTYIGGSFQFWELLHNYYDISLYLSKEELDALQTDLLFACNIKRQRSKPLQVQKKYRQIMIIGAGRSMCPDLVPQLLMTKELWMTHGIVINLYDEPGCFFKLRKIFRDAGTIGAGINTVHIVENIPDGLQDCDILIYLDSLTREEYEGTDNWLQRNYKIIANLCTHINEHAPSHMKVIFCSMNLPCFYANIMMELVTKLSSTNIVVASAHYGLELIYTFVNSLGLNLQNFGCPPVWGFLGINHFIDVYHMIQKYDVYYPNKRALNSNENMILPLGTQHSELRWFFYKIHDKNPYKNYLKRKALLRYQMGKSEDFPKCRAICDLLKLWYSNKKSIGDEIISLGIESDGSFGIPKGLVFSQPVHLKEYEDGSRVWVPFRDFPMPNMPISIFQSLIDTGIYVKKKIIEFKNSSDATK, encoded by the exons ATGTACAAAATGACAACAGATAGATGTTTGACTGTAATAGCCGGTATTTTAGAAGATTGTACTTTCAATCATATATGTTTCGTTGCTGAAAGTTTGTCTACGATATTACCGAATTTTCATTACAGAAGTATTAGTAAAAGTTTTGCAAGATGGGAT TGTTGGTTGAAAGAAACTTGTGATTTTCATGGATGGACTCACACTAAATCTCCTCTAGTATGGAGAGAAATTGGACTCAGTCAGTCTCATGTAACTTATATTGGAGGTAGTTTCCAATTTTGGGAATTGTTGCATAATTAttatgacatcagtttatATTTAAGCAAAGAAGAACTTGATGCATTACAAACAGACTTATTATTT GCTTGTAATATAAAGAGACAAAGAAGCAAACCTTTACAAGTACAAAAAAAATACCGtcaaataatgataataggAGCAGGAAGATCAATGTGCCCCGATCTTGTTCCTCAATTACTAATGACAAAAGAGCTCTGGATGACTCATGGAATTGTTATTAACTTGTATGATGAACCAGGATGTTTCTTTAAACTTAGGAAGATTTTTAGAGATGCAGGAACAATAGGTGCTGGCATAAATACAGTACATATTGTGGAAAATATCCCTGATGGATTACAAGATTgtgatatattaatttacctTGACAGTTTAACACG AGAAGAATATGAAGGTACAGATAATTGGCTACaacgtaattataaaattatagcaAATTTATGTACACATATAAATGAACATGCGCCTTCACATATGAAGGTAATTTTTTGTTCAATGAATCTTCCATGTTTTTACGCCAATATTATGATGGAACTTGTTACAAAATTATCAAGCACAAACATTGTAGTTGCTAGTGCTCATTATGGTTTAGAACTTATATACACATTTGTAAATTCACTTGGTCTTAATCTACAAAACTTTGGTTGTCCACCTGTTTGGGGCTTCTTGG gaATCAATCACTTTATTGATGTTTACCATATGATTCAAAAATATGATGTTTATTATCCAAATAAAAGAGCCCTAAATTCGAATGAGAATATGATACTACCACTTGGAACTCAACATTCCGAACTGAGATGGTTTTTTTACAAGATACATGATAAAAATCCTTATAAAAACTATTTGAAACGCAAG GCCCTTCTTCGATATCAAATGGGCAAATCAGAAGATTTTCCAAAATGTAGAGCAATTTGTGATCTTTTAAAGTTATGGTACAGTAATAAAAAAAGCATCGGGGATGAAATTATATCATTAGGAATTGAATCTGAtg GCTCATTTGGTATTCCAAAGGGATTAGTATTTTCACAACCAGTTCATTTAAAAGAATATGAAGATGGTTCACGAGTATGGGTCCCTTTCAGAGATTTCCCAATGCCGAACATGCCAATTTCTATATTCCAAAGCCTTATAGACACTGGTATTTAtgttaagaaaaaaataattgaatttaaaaacagTTCTGATGCaacaaaataa
- the Spir gene encoding spire type actin nucleation factor isoform X1 encodes MTTHKGISTSCEDGLDVSDNEKKANENKEEETQMKRSRCKLDANGRLNLKDILLSFNGPISQEQAWALCYQTAKSLSRLSENNFYELSELSQIVLHKDGDVWLGDLIESEKPRVSEKKAMFSLGMMIFKTLDFGLDEQEERPLSPDLEALITLMTSADQEIEGETEERPQETDDEGIERDSSDADVDEFSSQKSNDMYEERSSVYSLKNVMQLCTRHMQTSMESAEIHYKAVIRALVAEALELSHFLDTVAADKVHASQRESVTDGNKQTSMSVQNLDTLDFIDWTDIRIWRAIQARFWVQVIQELRKGVKLKKVEANLGSKNTTRGRGKGAEFELTPYEILMDDIRKRRYRLRKTPSPTPHLRKDAHAVILEFIRSRPPLKKASERQLPPLQKEWTLRELLMESIKKPPNLRSSRNRYVPKTERISLQNDQIQSTADVKDSESPTVPKPPRRDLDNTNSTTNKRKVIPVDFDLKLDAEDEDDDEDYNDELAVTRFEEEDEGSNYWQLKEDYTFVDRGNTRSRHKDQRDDDEASSANPWRKTGGLRLTRNEYHRFCDAQLESYDLATQCPSRRASARKHAARRSIALTALTGTTSLPHSRPQSRTQCTGATESSLSQGPSPNISVNPSPSLSPQPRARQPRRSQTIVEGTKDREDQNEDWQDDKGQKPTLGDMFLDERLSLTLEEIVHIRSVLTKAELESLPVEGRVKEDVEKRRVCFLCLKTRFGLLGPWGQRCRLCERTVCVKCYSKMRIPTEHFAHVPVVLLSPGLLLSPSSSEPDTSKSSWLRGTGAAGSAPASPASRRKDSSLKSVTPSSTPTTTPVLILTPTSTPPSHARRETENQDKRSYKSTGSPANVPSLKAFSSFTSQSSEQRLAAERLRGVSMVVCHDCRIMVIQIIKSSRTTRATIRNNVISRLTLNLSPAYV; translated from the exons ATGACGACGCACAAAGGGATTTCCACGTCGTGTGAGGACGGTCTCGATGTCTCCGATAATGAGAAAAAAGCGAACGAGAATAAAGAAGAGGAGACACAGATGAAAAGGTCGAGGTGCAAACTCGACGCGAACGGTCGACTAAACCTTAAAGATATTCTACTGTCTTTCAATGGACCGATCAGCCAAGAGCAAGCATGGGCCTTGTGTTATCAAACCGCCAAGAGTTTGTCACGTTTgtcagaaaataatttctacgaaCTTTCGGAGTTATCACAGATCGTCCTTCACAAGGATGGCGATGTTTGGCTTGGCGATCTAATCG AATCGGAAAAACCACGCGTATCCGAGAAAAAG GCAATGTTCTCACTAGGCATGATGATATTCAAAACGCTTGATTTCGGCCTAGATGAACAAGAAGAAAGGCCTTTATCACCGGATTTAGAAGCACTTATAACATTAATGACAAGTGCCGATCAAG AAATTGAAGGAGAAACGGAAGAACGTCCGCAGGAAACGGACGATGAAGGTATTGAGCGTGACTCCAGTGATGCCGATGTAGATGAATTTTCATCGCAAAAAAGTAACGATATGTATGAGGAAAGATCATCGGtgtattcattaaaaaatgtaatgcaa TTATGTACCAGGCATATGCAAACTTCTATGGAATCTGCTGAAATTCATTATAAGGCCGTAATACGGGCATTGGTAGCAGAGGCTTTGGAACTGTCGCACTTTTTGGATACAGTAGCGGCTGATAAAGTACATGCTAGTCAAAGAGAATCTGTTACTGACGGCAATAAGCAAACCTCGATGTCTGTTCAAAACCTTGATACGTTAGATTTTATTGATTGG ACTGACATTAGGATTTGGAGGGCTATACAA GCAAGATTTTGGGTGCAAGTTATCCAGGAATTAAGGAAAGGTGTAAAGCTAAAAAAAGTGGAAGCTAATTTGGGTTCAAAGAATACTACACGTGGACGTGGAAAGGGAGCTGAGTTTGAATTAACTCCGTATGAAATTTTGATGGACGACATACGAAAAAGGAGGTATCGTTTGAGGAAGACACCATCTCCGACGCCACATTTGCGAAAAGACGCGCATGCTGTTATTCTTGAATTTATTCGGAGTAGACCGCCTTTAAAAAAG gCATCTGAAAGACAGCTGCCACCCCTGCAAAAGGAATGGACTCTCCGGGAATTACTTATGGAAAGTATAAAGAAGCCGCCAAATTTAAGATCGTCGCGCAATAGATACGTTCCTAAGACCGAAAGAATATCTCTTCAGAATG ATCAAATCCAAAGTACTGCTGATGTCAAGGATAGTGAATCACCTACAGTACCGAAACCTCCTCGAAGGGATTTGGACAACACGAATTCTAcgacaaataaaagaaaagtaataCCTGTAGATTTTGATTTAAag ctcGATGCAGAAGACGAAGATGATGACGAAGATTACAACGATGAATTGGCAGTAACAAGATTTGAAGAAGAGGATGAAGGATCAAATTACTGGCAACTAAAAGAAGATTACACATTTGTAGATAGGGGTAATACTCGCAGTAGGCATAAAGATCAAAGGGATGACGACGAAGCAAGTTCTGCTAATCCTTGGCGAAAAACTGGTGGTTTACGTTTAACGAGGAATGAATATCATCGATTTTGTGATGCGCAACTTGAAT cATATGATCTCGCAACACAGTGTCCATCTAGAAGAGCATCGGCTCGAAAACACGCAGCAAGACGTAGTATAGCACTTACAGCGTTAACTGGTACCACGTCTCTTCCTCACTCAAGGCCACAGAGTCGTACTCAATGTACAGGTGCAACAGAGTCGTCGTTAAGTCAAGGTCCGAGTCCCAATATCAGCGTAAATCCTAGTCCGAGTTTGAGTCCTCAGCCGAGAGCAAGACAACCGCGACGATCGCAAACCATTGTCGAAGGTACAAAGGATAGAGAAGATCAAAATGAAGACTGGCAAGATGATAAAGGACAG aagcCTACATTAGGTGACATGTTCCTGGATGAAAGACTTTCTTTAACCCTAGAAGAGATTGTGCATATTCGTAGTGTATTAACTAAAGCAGAACTGGAATCTCTGCCCGTAGAAGGTCGCGTAAAGGAAGATGTAGAAAAGAGGCGCGTTTGTTTCCTTTGCCTAAAAACTAGGTTCGGACTGTTAGGACCATGGGGACAACGTTGTCGCTTATGTGAAAGGACAGTATGTGTAAAATGTTATTCCAAA ATGCGAATTCCAACAGAACATTTCGCCCACGTTCCGGTAGTTTTATTATCCCCtggtcttcttctttctccatcATCTTCAGAACCAGATACTAGCAAAAGTTCATGGCTAAGAGGCACTGGCGCAGCTGGATCTGCACCGGCATCACCGGCTTCTAGACGCAAGGATTCATCATTGAAAAGCGTGACACCTTCATCTACGCCTACTACTACACCTGTTTTGATACTTACACCGACTTCCACACCGCCTTCCCATGCTCGTCGCGAAACAGAGAATCAAGATAAAAG GAGTTATAAAAGCACTGGCAGTCCAGCCAATGTGCCATCACTGAAGGCATTCTCCAGTTTCACTAGTCAAAGCTCGGAACAACGATTGGCCGCGGAAAGATTGAGAGGCGTCTCTATGGTAGTCTGTCATGACTGCCGCATTATGGTGATACAGATAATTAAGAGTTCAAGAACAACACGAGCTACGATACGTAACAATGTCATTTCGCGACTTACTTTGAACCTTTCGCCAGCCTATGTTTGA
- the Eif2beta gene encoding eukaryotic translation initiation factor 2 subunit beta isoform X1 codes for MTEEDSVFDPTLKKKKKKKKTTFDLDAAFNEGGSTGDAMEATGDKENQEPEPPTPAEDDEALDLENFGRKKKKKKKAFNLDELDAALPDTKKEDVVEQQTEEVVVDDTFDLDMDFSKTKKKKKKKKDLDELVAEEERKDIEDKENEETSWVGSDRDYTYDELLVRVFNIMREKNPDMVAGKKQKFVMRPPQVVRIGTKKTSFANFTEICKTLHRQPKHLLDFLLAELGTSGSVDGNSQLIIKGRFQQKQIENVLRRYIKEYVTCHTCRSPDTILQKDTRLFFLQCETCGSRCSVASIKSGFQAVTGKRAAIRAKTA; via the exons ATGACTGAAGAAGACTCG GTATTTGATCCtactttgaaaaaaaagaagaagaagaagaaaactacTTTTGATCTTGACGCTGCATTTAATGAAGGTGGTAGTACTGGTGATGCAATGGAAGCTACTGGTGACAAAGAAAATCAGGAGCCTGAACCTCCTACACCAGCTGAGGATGATGAAGCATtggatttagaaaattttggaagaaaaaaaaagaagaagaaaaaagcatTTAATTTAGATGAACTTGATGCAGCTCTACCTGATACAAAGAAAGAG GATGTTGTTGAGCAACAAACAGAGGAAGTTGTTGTGGATGATACCTTTGACTTAGATATGGACTTCTCAAAaactaaaaagaagaaaaagaaaaaaaaagatcttGATGAGTTAGTAGCTGAGGAAGAACGTAAGGACAttgaagataaagaaaatg AAGAGACCAGTTGGGTTGGTTCAGATAGAGATTATACATATGATGAACTGCTGGTAagagtatttaatattatgagAGAAAAGAACCCTGATATGGTTGCTGGTAAAAAGCAGAAGTTCGTCATGCGTCCTCCACAAGTAGTACGTATAGGCACCAAAAAGACATCTTTTGCTAATTTTACAGAG ATATGTAAAACACTTCATAGGCAACCAAAACACTTACTGGACTTTTTACTTGCTGAATTAGGAACTAGTGGTTCTGTTGATGGAAACAGTCAACTTATCATTAAGGGCCGTTTTCAACagaaacaaatagaaaatgttCTTAGGAGATACATTAAAGAATATGTTACCTGTCACACTTGTCGTTCTCCAGACACCATTCTTCAAAAAGATACTCGACTATTTTTCTTACAGTGTGAAACTTGTGGCTCAAGATGTTCAGTAGCTAGCATAAAATCTGGTTTCcaa GCCGTCACAGGAAAGCGTGCTGCTATTCGAGCAAAAACTGCCTAA
- the Spir gene encoding spire type actin nucleation factor isoform X2 gives MTTHKGISTSCEDGLDVSDNEKKANENKEEETQMKRSRCKLDANGRLNLKDILLSFNGPISQEQAWALCYQTAKSLSRLSENNFYELSELSQIVLHKDGDVWLGDLIESEKPRVSEKKAMFSLGMMIFKTLDFGLDEQEERPLSPDLEALITLMTSADQEIEGETEERPQETDDEGIERDSSDADVDEFSSQKSNDMYEERSSVYSLKNVMQLCTRHMQTSMESAEIHYKAVIRALVAEALELSHFLDTVAADKVHASQRESVTDGNKQTSMSVQNLDTLDFIDWARFWVQVIQELRKGVKLKKVEANLGSKNTTRGRGKGAEFELTPYEILMDDIRKRRYRLRKTPSPTPHLRKDAHAVILEFIRSRPPLKKASERQLPPLQKEWTLRELLMESIKKPPNLRSSRNRYVPKTERISLQNDQIQSTADVKDSESPTVPKPPRRDLDNTNSTTNKRKVIPVDFDLKLDAEDEDDDEDYNDELAVTRFEEEDEGSNYWQLKEDYTFVDRGNTRSRHKDQRDDDEASSANPWRKTGGLRLTRNEYHRFCDAQLESYDLATQCPSRRASARKHAARRSIALTALTGTTSLPHSRPQSRTQCTGATESSLSQGPSPNISVNPSPSLSPQPRARQPRRSQTIVEGTKDREDQNEDWQDDKGQKPTLGDMFLDERLSLTLEEIVHIRSVLTKAELESLPVEGRVKEDVEKRRVCFLCLKTRFGLLGPWGQRCRLCERTVCVKCYSKMRIPTEHFAHVPVVLLSPGLLLSPSSSEPDTSKSSWLRGTGAAGSAPASPASRRKDSSLKSVTPSSTPTTTPVLILTPTSTPPSHARRETENQDKRSYKSTGSPANVPSLKAFSSFTSQSSEQRLAAERLRGVSMVVCHDCRIMVIQIIKSSRTTRATIRNNVISRLTLNLSPAYV, from the exons ATGACGACGCACAAAGGGATTTCCACGTCGTGTGAGGACGGTCTCGATGTCTCCGATAATGAGAAAAAAGCGAACGAGAATAAAGAAGAGGAGACACAGATGAAAAGGTCGAGGTGCAAACTCGACGCGAACGGTCGACTAAACCTTAAAGATATTCTACTGTCTTTCAATGGACCGATCAGCCAAGAGCAAGCATGGGCCTTGTGTTATCAAACCGCCAAGAGTTTGTCACGTTTgtcagaaaataatttctacgaaCTTTCGGAGTTATCACAGATCGTCCTTCACAAGGATGGCGATGTTTGGCTTGGCGATCTAATCG AATCGGAAAAACCACGCGTATCCGAGAAAAAG GCAATGTTCTCACTAGGCATGATGATATTCAAAACGCTTGATTTCGGCCTAGATGAACAAGAAGAAAGGCCTTTATCACCGGATTTAGAAGCACTTATAACATTAATGACAAGTGCCGATCAAG AAATTGAAGGAGAAACGGAAGAACGTCCGCAGGAAACGGACGATGAAGGTATTGAGCGTGACTCCAGTGATGCCGATGTAGATGAATTTTCATCGCAAAAAAGTAACGATATGTATGAGGAAAGATCATCGGtgtattcattaaaaaatgtaatgcaa TTATGTACCAGGCATATGCAAACTTCTATGGAATCTGCTGAAATTCATTATAAGGCCGTAATACGGGCATTGGTAGCAGAGGCTTTGGAACTGTCGCACTTTTTGGATACAGTAGCGGCTGATAAAGTACATGCTAGTCAAAGAGAATCTGTTACTGACGGCAATAAGCAAACCTCGATGTCTGTTCAAAACCTTGATACGTTAGATTTTATTGATTGG GCAAGATTTTGGGTGCAAGTTATCCAGGAATTAAGGAAAGGTGTAAAGCTAAAAAAAGTGGAAGCTAATTTGGGTTCAAAGAATACTACACGTGGACGTGGAAAGGGAGCTGAGTTTGAATTAACTCCGTATGAAATTTTGATGGACGACATACGAAAAAGGAGGTATCGTTTGAGGAAGACACCATCTCCGACGCCACATTTGCGAAAAGACGCGCATGCTGTTATTCTTGAATTTATTCGGAGTAGACCGCCTTTAAAAAAG gCATCTGAAAGACAGCTGCCACCCCTGCAAAAGGAATGGACTCTCCGGGAATTACTTATGGAAAGTATAAAGAAGCCGCCAAATTTAAGATCGTCGCGCAATAGATACGTTCCTAAGACCGAAAGAATATCTCTTCAGAATG ATCAAATCCAAAGTACTGCTGATGTCAAGGATAGTGAATCACCTACAGTACCGAAACCTCCTCGAAGGGATTTGGACAACACGAATTCTAcgacaaataaaagaaaagtaataCCTGTAGATTTTGATTTAAag ctcGATGCAGAAGACGAAGATGATGACGAAGATTACAACGATGAATTGGCAGTAACAAGATTTGAAGAAGAGGATGAAGGATCAAATTACTGGCAACTAAAAGAAGATTACACATTTGTAGATAGGGGTAATACTCGCAGTAGGCATAAAGATCAAAGGGATGACGACGAAGCAAGTTCTGCTAATCCTTGGCGAAAAACTGGTGGTTTACGTTTAACGAGGAATGAATATCATCGATTTTGTGATGCGCAACTTGAAT cATATGATCTCGCAACACAGTGTCCATCTAGAAGAGCATCGGCTCGAAAACACGCAGCAAGACGTAGTATAGCACTTACAGCGTTAACTGGTACCACGTCTCTTCCTCACTCAAGGCCACAGAGTCGTACTCAATGTACAGGTGCAACAGAGTCGTCGTTAAGTCAAGGTCCGAGTCCCAATATCAGCGTAAATCCTAGTCCGAGTTTGAGTCCTCAGCCGAGAGCAAGACAACCGCGACGATCGCAAACCATTGTCGAAGGTACAAAGGATAGAGAAGATCAAAATGAAGACTGGCAAGATGATAAAGGACAG aagcCTACATTAGGTGACATGTTCCTGGATGAAAGACTTTCTTTAACCCTAGAAGAGATTGTGCATATTCGTAGTGTATTAACTAAAGCAGAACTGGAATCTCTGCCCGTAGAAGGTCGCGTAAAGGAAGATGTAGAAAAGAGGCGCGTTTGTTTCCTTTGCCTAAAAACTAGGTTCGGACTGTTAGGACCATGGGGACAACGTTGTCGCTTATGTGAAAGGACAGTATGTGTAAAATGTTATTCCAAA ATGCGAATTCCAACAGAACATTTCGCCCACGTTCCGGTAGTTTTATTATCCCCtggtcttcttctttctccatcATCTTCAGAACCAGATACTAGCAAAAGTTCATGGCTAAGAGGCACTGGCGCAGCTGGATCTGCACCGGCATCACCGGCTTCTAGACGCAAGGATTCATCATTGAAAAGCGTGACACCTTCATCTACGCCTACTACTACACCTGTTTTGATACTTACACCGACTTCCACACCGCCTTCCCATGCTCGTCGCGAAACAGAGAATCAAGATAAAAG GAGTTATAAAAGCACTGGCAGTCCAGCCAATGTGCCATCACTGAAGGCATTCTCCAGTTTCACTAGTCAAAGCTCGGAACAACGATTGGCCGCGGAAAGATTGAGAGGCGTCTCTATGGTAGTCTGTCATGACTGCCGCATTATGGTGATACAGATAATTAAGAGTTCAAGAACAACACGAGCTACGATACGTAACAATGTCATTTCGCGACTTACTTTGAACCTTTCGCCAGCCTATGTTTGA
- the Eif2beta gene encoding eukaryotic translation initiation factor 2 subunit beta isoform X2 produces MTEEDSVFDPTLKKKKKKKKTTFDLDAAFNEGGSTGDAMEATGDKENQEPEPPTPAEDDEALDLENFGRKKKKKKKAFNLDELDAALPDTKKEDVVEQQTEEVVVDDTFDLDMDFSKTKKKKKKKKDLDELVAEEERKDIEDKENGCTESERSAEYEETSWVGSDRDYTYDELLVRVFNIMREKNPDMVAGKKQKFVMRPPQVVRIGTKKTSFANFTEICKTLHRQPKHLLDFLLAELGTSGSVDGNSQLIIKGRFQQKQIENVLRRYIKEYVTCHTCRSPDTILQKDTRLFFLQCETCGSRCSVASIKSGFQAVTGKRAAIRAKTA; encoded by the exons ATGACTGAAGAAGACTCG GTATTTGATCCtactttgaaaaaaaagaagaagaagaagaaaactacTTTTGATCTTGACGCTGCATTTAATGAAGGTGGTAGTACTGGTGATGCAATGGAAGCTACTGGTGACAAAGAAAATCAGGAGCCTGAACCTCCTACACCAGCTGAGGATGATGAAGCATtggatttagaaaattttggaagaaaaaaaaagaagaagaaaaaagcatTTAATTTAGATGAACTTGATGCAGCTCTACCTGATACAAAGAAAGAG GATGTTGTTGAGCAACAAACAGAGGAAGTTGTTGTGGATGATACCTTTGACTTAGATATGGACTTCTCAAAaactaaaaagaagaaaaagaaaaaaaaagatcttGATGAGTTAGTAGCTGAGGAAGAACGTAAGGACAttgaagataaagaaaatg GCTGCACTGAATCTGAGCGAAGTGCAGAGTATG AAGAGACCAGTTGGGTTGGTTCAGATAGAGATTATACATATGATGAACTGCTGGTAagagtatttaatattatgagAGAAAAGAACCCTGATATGGTTGCTGGTAAAAAGCAGAAGTTCGTCATGCGTCCTCCACAAGTAGTACGTATAGGCACCAAAAAGACATCTTTTGCTAATTTTACAGAG ATATGTAAAACACTTCATAGGCAACCAAAACACTTACTGGACTTTTTACTTGCTGAATTAGGAACTAGTGGTTCTGTTGATGGAAACAGTCAACTTATCATTAAGGGCCGTTTTCAACagaaacaaatagaaaatgttCTTAGGAGATACATTAAAGAATATGTTACCTGTCACACTTGTCGTTCTCCAGACACCATTCTTCAAAAAGATACTCGACTATTTTTCTTACAGTGTGAAACTTGTGGCTCAAGATGTTCAGTAGCTAGCATAAAATCTGGTTTCcaa GCCGTCACAGGAAAGCGTGCTGCTATTCGAGCAAAAACTGCCTAA